In Oryzias melastigma strain HK-1 linkage group LG18, ASM292280v2, whole genome shotgun sequence, one DNA window encodes the following:
- the LOC112155952 gene encoding serine/arginine repetitive matrix protein 2 isoform X1 → MSHPLYNPYTSGKQNSSQGQYGVPSGQGNLRMPSPHMRPGSNYSSSGASVNLGSSVGAIPSLLSLPSYRPEKRATLDEDIERSVNMHISKAREGVKQQHPGQRPCFPGPSRNELPSSVSGGTSYQSPPSFQGQRLSNIGNPNSTMDWLPTYNKVNKDSSQMFSSASSGFVVSGDGRYNSASEERRDMQSIPGLGDFDQAMKTKPTPPSEPSHPKYTSESAISILMNFGLEKEDLEHLISYPESQITPENLPFILREIRIKKTKSASAVVQPEPYQKLHPTASRGTVDTGDSRESEINLDSVSASILKPSKVIDYGHTGKYNAGVEVGKIGESSSTSNVKPGILRMDTVSGGSHSQDLQQRTLTEVKVSTSSGASCREQVSSSSIGSLRSSLAPSSTTSTPITPTQASQYLFNMFNFPKKDTDMRQLNPDTSKSLPPKLPKPSRPSTATPNPPKILTRGVHPQRPGLVVFDSKHKIPKAVESEKQPTPICPPPNTPPNALQPKQQQINQMQQPEPIPPQRRTFSALKTLPPQPVKSGGVPATAAAAPPVTHQQIPTLVKGVPQKTTASLPPTQTEVSKSLPTEAMIRDYAAATPKVFPHTCTLCKKESAHLKDWISHHNTILHLENCKLFQKRFPKWKDPVFLPPSAASKDPKPSPSTPAQTSKSQSKENKWSSSSPSRSPHRQRGPDDRRDRSRSRSPRRRYSSDNRDKHSSRSNSRSPHRSSDSRREKRTRSRSAGPNRRSDSRREKRTRSRSASPHRRSESRRERRSRSRSASPHRRTDSRREKRSRSRSASPHRRSESRREKRSRSRSTSPHRRSESRREKRSRSRSTSPHRHSESRKEKHSRSRSPRSKQNRRSRTRSRSNSPRHSRNTSSRYRSRSRSRERRSSPRRRDEKRSPRRSRERRPSTERSSSTERLAKKLLEKTGVQSLSKHSDLEAMVKTLAPALLAELAKMKSLASSSSAPSSSAPSSTAPSSSSSSSAKKEKSESSSSGKPEDNSSPPTKVILFGIEKFMSHSDVISAVNKIGKTKSVVIIRSKSKAVVRFEKEEVAQMVNTYKTLDIKGTKVFIYTKRKRLTKQAKAPNPPNKSATSDGTATTTKSAGKGKESAAASESKKPTTAKPAAKATAMVSKATAASTSKAVKTVKTENPDKKEPVKTAKANKDAPQPPGPQKTKVQAKTPAGNAKKPVVQNKTGKPLAKTPAKATASKTADAKVSAKTPQKPKTASESTAGAKKTNEEKQKAESTQPETAGSPSGGAKTVKTETVENPTAKPATGSDKKEAAKLHKVAANPVELREVKQEEAMEVEVSPGVKEVQDFPSQCTDKSTPEEPPKADASLPQEPEKACTEASQSPDPPKESLPQGPETEAAESSAEVKVEPQQVVSEEDGPLEEKTQNNESKADGDASAVSAETAKATPETAGGCQETKADPAADGTHGKNTSKLTTSKNVKTDKKEDSPTASTSSQMFEDKIPRIDENLYRAFTAALREHKLKKNKPSENTEEIKQEKVDDKEDALSSSTFDEQNFNLEDFVTLDEISEDVDDTDKTGKQSKDEPSAAKKSSPSKNSPSKSTKNQKDSSEPSKPSTPSKASKTSSSSSSQSDSQPSKTASTKPTPSPSGRTTRSSTAARKAEETSQKQKAETRAAKIAVAKSDHSVAAESSAVKTVESEAKIEPPSEVDSKPQMQSPKTKEDDGEKRENLDVQKDASHPSSNEAPTPEDLQAPEMITEENKTEIQTQDSFTENQTSAGDDGDNRPEQTLLPEGDATQSDKPTAGNEMDPDNKKETNQTPSSVESEGNIKATDTRTEEVSETSEQTSADNEQPVNPDLDKELETLSQQQAKAEDEATEEEDEEYHVIDAIDDQPTTTESETDINEEQRKEVGAGGDGATRMSGQKSKASSDEKEESPKKRDRKAIKTATQMKKPVRQDEKTEEDTEDDPEDMIFEVLDSVEDESVLGMQEQKTSSVKGEEEDPEKERSISTRSTRGRRATNQDEVKKDDLSSRRSTPTRQSLRQKEKLPKTEDEAPPKESTSTEKSADVIKDTSEEDPASEDQPPVQAKPRRGRPKKNTKKGKKQVAAPKKAESPVKEVEEDEDEFQIIDSVEGEAADAPASMDQTESTGASSSKDEETKSETTTGLLLNEEEEPLYQILDSVEDDAPQEEPTPMELSNVKVEEDAKEKSPIETEDDTASEDQKKVQLPSADGGDGSSTEDTTLKTEEEPLRSSQSADAASTENDTTTSKNALKNLDEVSEEEEDYPDDTAEEEELNKRLAAAKEREREREEKRAQYRERERKSRSRSRGRSHRSPEKEKVDLETQEMVTLDEVGADDAGEPDFEGLDSAVMEGELQDLVTLDEIIEEEEEEGKESRTDEPLIQEGQSEDPLKPETTAEESTTTDDQKPVEEAAEESPTAAKRKHDEDAEGSSNLSVVDDLVKAEDVEKMVTTPKPRGRPKKKGRQTAVRKSTRGKESSTEDEKKDEELESLDSSSTVDKETSESLGDDKTEIQKPEEVMSLPDVETTSTVEQLQPEITDKGMQEGLVMENKKDEHVIEPKGNKRQQELIGPESKRARSESPTVSNKFLLPPYNPKSPIGQEHVVPKSGFFCNICSIFYLTEKAAKEVHCSSQRHYENLQNHYKKLQWKSSRTQSSHGSLSD, encoded by the exons ATGTCCCACCCCTTGTATAACCCCTACACCTCTGGGAAACAGAACTCCTCCCAGGGCCAGTATGGAGTACCCAGTGGACAGGGAAACCTTCGGATGCCGTCGCCTCACATGAGACCTGGATCCAACTATAGCTCTTCAGGAGCTTCTGTCAATCTTGGAAGTTCTGTTGGGGCGATACCATCGCTCCTCAGCCTGCCAAGCTACAGACCCGAGAAGAGGGCCACACTGGATGAAGACATAGAAAGATCTGTCAACATGCACATTAGCAAAGCCAGAGAGGGAGTGAAACAGCAGCATCCAGGCCAGAGGCCATGCTTTCCAGGCCCTTCAAGAAATGAGTTGCCTTCCTCAGTATCGGGAGGAACTTCCTATCAGTCGCCTCCATCTTTTCAAGGACAAAGACTCTCCAACATTGGGAATCCCAACAGCACCATGGACTGGTTACCAACGTACAATAAGGTCAACAAAGACAGttctcaaatgttttcttctgcttcctctGGCTTTGTGGTTAGTGGTGATGGGAGGTATAACTCCGCAAGTGAAGAAAGGCGAGACATGCAGTCCATTCCAGGTTTAGGAGATTTTGACCAGGCCATGAAAACCAAGCCCACACCACCCTCTGAGCCAAGTCACCCCAAGTacacttcagaatctgctatCAGCATCCTTATGAACTTCGGGCTAGAAAAGGAAGACTTGGAGCATCTCATCTCCTACCCGGAAAGTCAGATCACCCCAGAAAACCTGCCGTTCATCCTGAGAGAAATTCGGATCAAGAAGACCAAGAGCGCTTCAGCAGTGGTTCAGCCAGAACCCTACCAGAAACTGCACCCCACCGCAAGCAGGGGCACAGTGGACACAGGAGACTCCAGAGAGTCAGAGATAAACCTGGATTCTGTGTCAGCGTCAATTCTCAAACCAAGCAAAGTGATTGACTATGGACATACCGGCAAATACAATGCAGGGGTTGAAGTGGGAAAGATTGGTGAAAGTAGCTCCACCTCTAACGTCAAACCCGGAATATTACGCATGGACACAGTTAGTGGTGGAAGCCACAGTCAAGACCTACAGCAAAGAACTCTGACCGAGGTGAAAGTGAGCACCAGTTCTGGGGCTTCTTGTCGTGAACAGGTCAGTTCCTCCTCCATTGGTTCACTGAGGAGTTCTCTGGCCCCTTCGAGTACCACTTCAACTCCGATAACCCCGACCCAAGCAAGCCAATACttgtttaacatgtttaatttCCCAAAAAAAGACACAGACATGAGGCAGCTTAATCCTGACACCTCAAAGTCTCTTCCTCCGAAACTGCCCAAGCCGTCGCGACCGTCGACTGCAACCCCCAACCCACCCAAGATTCTGACCAGAGGGGTACATCCACAGCGCCCCGGCCTCGTGGTGTTCGACAGCAAGCACAAAATCCCCAAAGCTGTGGAGAGTGAAAAACAGCCAACACCAATCTGCCCGCCACCCAATACTCCGCCAAACGCCCTGCAGCCcaaacagcagcagataaaCCAAATGCAGCAACCGGAACCGATCCCGCCGCAGCGCCGGACTTTCTCCGCGCTGAAGACATTACCGCCACAGCCGGTCAAATCTGGAGGTGTCCCTGCtaccgctgctgctgctcctccggTGACACATCAGCAGATCCCAACCCTCGTCAAAGGGGTGCCTCAGAAGACCACCGCCAGCCTGCCGCCGACCCAGACGGAGGTGTCCAAGAGTTTACCCACAGAAGCCATGATCCGGGACTACGCCGCCGCCACACCCAAAGTATTTCCTCATACCTGTACTCTTTGTAAGAAAGAAAGTGCACACTTGAAG gacTGGATCTCCCACCACAATACCATCCTTCACCTTGAGAActgcaaactttttcaaaaacg gTTTCCCAAGTGGAAGGATCCGGTGTTTCTGCCTCCCAG TGCTGCGAGTAAAGATCCCAAGCCGTCTCCTTCAACCCCCGCCCAGACCTCCAAGAGCCAGTCTAAGGAAAACAAGTGGAGCAGCAGCTCGCCATCGCGCAGCCCACACCGTCAACGTGGACCGGATGACCGGAGAGACCGGTCTCGCTCCCGCAGTCCGCGGCGCCGCTACAGCTCCGACAACCGTGACAAACACAGCAGCCGTTCCAACTCCAGGAGTCCACATCGCAGTTCTGATAGCCGGAGGGAGAAGCGCACTAGATCCCGCTCGGCGGGTCCAAATCGCCGTTCTGATAGCCGGAGGGAGAAGCGCACTAGATCCCGCTCGGCGAGTCCACATCGCCGCTCCGAGAGCCGGAGGGAGAGGCGCAGCAGATCCCGCTCGGCGAGTCCACATCGCCGCACTGATAGCCGGAGAGAGAAGCGCAGTAGATCCCGCTCGGCAAGTCCTCATCGGCGTTCTGAGAGCCGGAGGGAGAAGCGCAGTAGATCCCGCTCAACGAGTCCTCATCGGCGCTCTGAGAGCCGGAGGGAGAAGCGCAGCAGATCCCGCTCGACGAGTCCTCATCGCCACTCTGAGAGCCGGAAGGAGAAGCACAGCAGATCCCGCTCGCCACGTTCCAAACAAAACCGCCG GTCTCGGACTCGCTCTCGCTCAAACTCCCCGAGGCACAGCCGCAACACCTCTTCCCGTTACCGGTCTCGCTCGAGAAGTCGCGAGAGACGCTCTTCACCGAGGAGGAGAGATGAGAAAAGGTCACCAAGGCGGAGCCGCGAGAGGCGGCCGTCCACAGAGAGGTCGAGCAGCACCGAGAGGCTGGCCAAGAAACTTCTGGAGAAAACAG gtGTCCAGTCTCTGTCTAAACACTCTGACCTGGAAGCCATGGTCAAAACCCTGGCTCCGGCCCTGTTAGCTGAATTGGCTAAAATGAAGTCGTTAGCTTCATCCTCTTCGGCTCCGTCCTCTTCGGCTCCGTCATCTACGGCtccgtcttcttcttcttcttcttcagcaaaaaaggagaaaagtgagAGCAGCTCTTCTGGGAAGCCTGA GGATAACTCCTCTCCTCCCACCAAGGTGATCCTGTTCGGGATCGAAAAGTTCATGTCACACAGCGACGTGATCTCTGCCGTAAACAAAATTGGAAAAACCAAATCGGTGGTCATTATCAGATCTAAATCAAAG GCAGTGGTGCGTTTTGAGAAAGAAGAGGTTGCACAGATGGTGAACACGTACAAAACTCTTGACATTAAAGGAACCAAAGTCTTTATTTACACTAAAAGG AAAAGGCTTACCAAGCAGGCGAAAGCACCGAATCCTCCTAA CAAATCTGCAACCAGTGATGGTACAGCCACAACCACCAAATCAGCTGGAAAAGGAAAAGAGTCGGCTGCTGCATCTGAAAGCAAAAAACCCACAACCGCAAAGCCTGCAGCCAAAGCTACAGCAATGGTTTCTAAAGCTACTGCTGCCTCCACCAGTAAGGCTGTGAAAACTGTTAAGACAGAAAATCCAGATAAAAAGGAACCTGTGAAGACGGCCAAAGCCAACAAAGATGCTCCACAGCCGCCAGGACCACAAAAGACCAAGGTCCAAGCTAAGACACCAGCTGGTAACGCAAAAAAACCAGTTGTGCAGAACAAGACTGGAAAACCATTAGCCAAGACCCCGGCCAAGGCAACTGCAAGTAAAACTGCTGATGCAAAGGTCTCTGCCAAAACTCCACAGAAGCCTAAAACTGCATCTGAGAGCACTGCTGGAGCAAAGAAGACAaatgaagaaaagcagaaagCTGAGAGTACACAACCTGAAACTGCAGGAAGTCCTTCAGGTGGTGCTAAGACCGTCAAGACCGAGACTGTGGAGAATCCAACAGCAAAACCAGCTACAGGTTCTGACAAGAAAGAAGCTGCAAAGCTTCACAAAGTCGCTGCTAATCCTGTGGAGCTTCGTGAAGTGAAACAAGAAGAAGCCATGGAGGTCGAAGTGTCTCCTGGTGTCAAAGAGGTTCAAGACTTTCCATCCCAATGCACAGATAAATCCACACCAGAAGAACCTCCGAAAGCAGACGCCTCCTTGCCCCAAGAACCAGAGAAAGCTTGCACAGAGGCCAGTCAAAGTCCAGATCCACCTAAAGAATCACTTCCACAAGGACCGGAAACCGAAGCTGCAGAGAGTTCTGCAGAAGTTAAAGTGGAACCACAGCAGGTTGTCAGTGAAG AAGATGGTCCGCTTGAAGAAAAGACTCAGAATAATGAATCAAAAGCTGACGGCGACGCTTCAGCTGTGTCGGCTGAAACTGCTAAAGCGACACCTGAAACCGCAGGAGGATGTCAAGAGACCAAAGCAGATCCTGCAGCTGATGGCACTCATGGGAAAAACACATCAAAG TTGACAACCAGCAAAAATGTGAAGACAGATAAAAAAGAGGATTCACCCACAGCGTCCACAAGTTCACAGATGTTTGAAGACAAGATCCCTCGGATCGATGAGAACTTGTACCGCGCCTTCACCGCAGCACTGCGTGAACACAAACTCAAAAAG aataaaccCTCTGAAAATACGGaagaaataaagcaagaaaag GTTGACGATAAAGAGGACGCACTTTCGTCTTCTACTTTTGATGAGCAGAACTTCAACCTCGAGGATTTTGTCACCCTGGATGAGATTTCAGAAGATGTGGACGACACCGATAAAACAGGAAAGCAGAGCAAAGATGAGCCGTCTGCAGCTAAAAAGAGTTCCCCCTCCAAGAATTCCCCCTCCAAGTCAACTAAAAATCAGAAAGACTCCTCTGAGCCCTCCAAACCTTCCACCCCTTCTAAAGCCAGTAAAacatcatcctcctcttcctcacagtCTGATTCTCAGCCAAGTAAGACGGCCTCGACCAAACCAACACCCTCTCCTTCGGGTCGGACTACACGGTCATCAACAGCCGCCAGAAAGGCAGAAGAAACGTCCCAAAAGCAAAAAGCTGAAACTAGAGCTGCAAAGATCGCAGTGGCGAAGTCTGACCACAGCGTGGCAGCAGAGAGCTCTGCAGTAAAAACTGTCGAGTCAGAGGCAAAAATAGAACCTCCATCAGAGGTGGATTCCAAACCCCAGATGCAGAGTCCGAAAACAAAAGAGGATGATGGTGAAAAGAGGGAGAATCTTGATGTCCAGAAAGATGCCAGCCATCCGAGCAGCAACGAAGCTCCGACACCTGAAGACCTTCAAGCCCCAGAAATGATTACAGAGGAAAACAAGACTGAAATCCAAACACAAGACAGTTTTACTGAAAACCAAACATCTGCAGGCGATGATGGGGACAATCGTCCAGAACAAACGCTGCTTCCCGAAGGAGACGCAACTCAATCTGATAAACCAACAGCTGGAAATGAAATGGATCCAGACAACAAGAAGGAAACCAACCAAACTCCAAGTAGCGTAGAGAGTGAAGGGAACATCAAAGCGACGGACACCAGAACAGAAGAGGTCTCAGAAACTTCAGAGCAAACTTCTGCTGATAACGAGCAGCCTGTTAATCCAGATCTCGACAAAGAACTCGAAACTCTCAGTCAACAACAAGCGAAAGCAGAGGATGAAGCCacagaagaggaggatgaggagtaCCATGTGATCGACGCCATCGATGATCAGCCAACAACTACAGAGTCAGAGACGGACATTAATGAAGAACAAAGGAAGGAGGTCGGTGCCGGTGGAGATGGAGCAACAAGAATGAGCGGCCAAAAGAGCAAAGCATCATCCGATGAGAAGGAAGAGTCGCCAAAGAAACGGGACAGAAAAGCTATAAAAACTGCAACACAAATGAAGAAACCTGTAAGGCAAGACGAGAAGACGGAGGAGGACACCGAGGATGACCCGGAGGACATGATCTTTGAGGTGTTGGACTCTGTGGAAGATGAATCTGTTCTAGGAATGCAGGAGCAGAAAACGTCAAGCGTgaaaggagaggaagaggatcCTGAGAAGGAACGCAGCATCTCTACAAGATCTACCAGAGGACGAAGAGCGACGAACCAGGACGAGGTAAAGAAAGACGACCTCTCCTCCAGGAGGAGTACGCCCACCAGACAGTCActgagacaaaaagaaaaacttcccaAGACCGAAGACGAAGCTCCTCCAAAAGAAAGCACGTCCACAGAAAAGAGCGCCGATGTGATAAAAGACACGAGCGAGGAGGATCCAGCTTCCGAAGATCAACCACCGGTACAAGCAAAACCAAGACGAGGAAGACCCaagaaaaacaccaagaaaGGTAAGAAACAAGTGGCCGCTCCAAAGAAAGCCGAGTCCCCCGTTAAAGAGGTAGAAGAGGACGAAGATGAATTTCAGATCATCGACTCCGTTGAGGGGGAAGCGGCCGACGCTCCGGCCTCGATGGACCAAACTGAAAGTACAGGAGCATCAAGTTCTAAAGATGAGGAGACAAAATCTGAGACAACTACGGGTTTGCTTTtgaatgaggaagaggagcctTTATATCAGATTCTAGATTCCGTGGAAGATGATGCACCTCAAGAGGAGCCGACCCCCATGGAATTGTCCAATGTGAAAGTCGAGGAAGACGCAAAAGAGAAGAGCCCGATCGAAACCGAAGACGACACGGCCTCTGAGGACCAGAAGAAGGTCCAGCTCCCGTCAGCTGACGGTGGTGACGGTTCTTCTACAGAAGATACGACGCTGAAGACCGAGGAAGAACCTCTAAGATCATCACAGAGCGCTGACGCAGCATCAACCGAAAACGACACGACCACGTCAAAAAACGCCCTCAAAAACCTCGACGAAGTGAGCGAGGAGGAAGAAGATTACCCTGACGACACGgccgaggaagaggagctgaacAAAAGACTGGCTGCAGCGAAGGAGCGAGAGAGGGAACGGGAGGAGAAGAGGGCGCAATACCGAGAACGGGAACGAAAGAGTCGGAGCCGCAGCAGAGGGAGGAGCCACAGGAGTCCGGAGAAAGAGAAGGTGGATCTAGAAACTCAGGAGATGGTGACTCTGGATGAGGTGGGGGCCGATGACGCCGGCGAGCCAGATTTTGAAGGGTTGGACAGTGCGGTTATGGAGGGAGAGCTGCAGGACCTCGTCACTCTGGATGAGATCattgaggaagaggaggaagagggaaaAGAGAGCCGAACAGATGAGCCACTAATCCAGGAGGGCCAATCAGAAGACCCTCTAAAGCCAGAG ACTACAGCAGAAGAATCTACCACCACTGATGACCAGAAACCAGTGgaagaagcagcagaggaatCACCAACAGCTGCTAAAAGAAAACACGATGAAGATGCAG